The region tccctctctccttgctggatcaaggcgtgggagacgtcaccgggctgtacgtgtgttgaacgcggaggtgccgtccgttcggcactaggatcatcggtgatttgaatcacgacgagtacgactccatcaaccccgttcacttgaacgcttccgcttagcgatctacaagggtatgtagatgcactctctttctactcgttgctggtttctccatagatagatcttggtgacttgtaggaaaattttgaattcctgctacgttccccaacaaaccctAGCCTAGCGCACACCACCACGGGCTTCTTCGCCGGCAAGAACAAGGGCAAGGCCCCCGCCTCATCCTCTTCGTGCTCGCTTGCGATCCCTCCTTCCTCCGCCGGCGTGTGCCCGCCCGACGAGGCAGCAGATAAGTGTCCCAGTGCACCAGGCGAGGTGGCACTGGGAGCACCGCATCCCCCTCCTGTACCCCGACGTGACCCTGCCACATGACTCACATTTGGATCCAGATAGGATCCCAGTACTGCTGTGCTGCGGAAGGTGCGGGCGCACGTGGAGGGGGTGCAGCACCGGTGGGACATGCTAGCACTGGAGCAGCGCCTCAACCCCATCTATGCAACAGACTCTCCTAATTGGGAGTCTGGTTCGCCCTCGAGGACGAGGAGCAGCACCAGCGCGGCGTCCAGTCAAggatggcagttttgcccatgggtatgggtacccgttGGTACCCTACCCGAAAACAATGGGCATCTGCATGGCTTGAAAACATTTTGTACCCACGGATAATGGGTATCCATACCCGCAAAATACATGAGTAAGGCATAGGTATGAAATTGCGCCCTtgggtaacccaatggataccaAAAAACTAATAAATGAAAATAACTTCTCTGACATGTGGGGTCAACATCCAACTCCTATGACCCAAACCTAAATCTTGTATTCTCTAAACTAACGATAGCTCATAGGACCACAATCACCTATTCGCCACTCCTCCTACGTCCTATGAATCTCCTCAAAAGGATGAAATCTTTACTCATTGCATGTCAAACTCTCGATCCAGGATTCTCATTCCTACCACTGCCTCCTACTGCACCAGGCTTCCACTAACCGTTGCTCATACTCCCTTGATGCCTCAAACAGACCACCCATCAAAGGAGGCCGCGCCGGTGTTATATTGCTCCCCCATCATCACTTGAATTTTAGACTCATTTATTACCTTTGAAAAATTAAATGCTATATATTGTACCCACTGTATACCCATTGTGTATAGGATACCCGATGGATATGGGCAGGGGGGCCAGTTTATGACCATGGGTATTTAAGTGGGTGGGTATAGAAAGTTTCTATGGGTATGGGTTTGGGCAGAAGGAGGTTGTACCCACCCATACCCTGCCATTGTCATCCCTATGTCCAGCATGTGCGGGTTGGCACCCCCGCCACCCCCCGTCATGCTCCACACGGACATGGATGAGGAGGCCGCCTACCAGGCGGTGCTGGCAGTTGCCATGCAAGAAAGCGAAGAGGACGAGCGGcgcaaggcgaaggaggaggaggcagcataTACCAGGCGCGCATGCCAGAGGCCATCAGACTCTCCGCTTCCAGCAACTGCGCCGTGCTGCCGCTGATGCCGCCGTCCCCCATCAAGCCCGAGCTGGCGCCGTCCCCTATGTCGGCGCCCCAGCGGTACACCTGGAAAGGAGTGGTGCAAGTGGGTCAACGCGCCATCCATCTGGCTTGGGGCGACGCTGACGCAGGAGAAGCTCTACCTCGAGTAGTGGCGGACGCGCTGGCTGGCGGAGGAGCGCTTGGAGCAGTGGGAGCGCCTCGCGGAGGAGGAGCTCCTGGAGCAGTGGGAGGAGGAGCGCCGAGCCCGCGCTGCCCAGCCGGCGACGGTCACTCCGGCGACGGAGGACGTCGCCACAACCTGGGAGATGGCGTTCCCCTGGGCTGCCCGGCGCCGACGCTCGTCGACCTCACCGGCCCCAAAGCTGATGACGAGGATGCCTAGGGCAGCGCGTCTCCTACTCATTTTTAGTTTTATTAAATATTTTTAATTAATGTAATGTGGACTCGTGGACAAAAGCCGGCATTTATGTTTAATTAAcgtttttaatttcaaaaaaattgtgtTATAAATTGTTTCGCAGGCGAACTCAAAAATTGATCAGGACAGCGTGCAAGCGCCAACCCAAAACACAAAAGGGGACATGGAGGTCCGCTGGGCTGACCCAAACAGACAATGAACACGTCCGTTTGGGTTGgcccattgaagttgctcttagGGGTACCATCCAATTCACACGAAAATAATTCGGGAAGGGGACTGAGCGAGTTGACAGCATGCAGTGATACTCTGGCCGCGCATTCACAGTGTTGCCGGGCGCAGGCTCTCACGGATCTGAATCGAGAGGGATCTCAATGCCACTAGATCGGAAACATGTGATCAAATCTGAGCCAGATGTGGTCCATGTCACTCCTGCCATATGCGCATGCACATCTAAAGACCTGATCACATGTTTTTGATATAGTGTGACTCCTGCCATATGCACATGCACATGTCCAAAGACTTGATTACCGTAAATGCACGGTCGAGTATCACTGCATGCTGCCAGCTGACAGCTCACTCGGTCTACGTCCCTAATGGTACCACTAACATGCTATGTTTTCACTAACATTCCATGTTTTGTCCTGGTAGGTGGAATATTTACAAGATACTAGTAAGCGGGACATCAAGATTGGGGTGAATGGCGCCAGCAGCGGCCATCACACCAgattgttccatggctttctggatGTGGTGGGcaagagataaggctgattgtgagagatagggagttgtttgtaaatacggAAACAAGTGTGGACATCTTTTTACAAAACTGCAGTAGTTtgctttgtatgcgtcagatctagatccgacggctattggtgaaagatggcatgcacatcatcatcaccaactcaggttttataagagtagagattttAGGTGGACCGCCTGCCTGATCTGACAACGTGAGCTTTCTCCTCTATTTCTTTTCTCCATCTCAGAGATGTGTCCGTATGAATTTTACTTATTTCACTATGTTGGGGTCACTGGGAAGATATGTGGTGATACCAAGCCTTACATGCTACCATGATCCGGGAGCTTTTGATCATTTTACAAAAAAAACATTCAAAAGTTTCAAAATTACGCATAGGTATAATAGCTCTTTACATGCCGTCAGATCTGAAATCCAACGACCGAGAAAGATGTATCACGATAGCACCTAAAATTTGTATCACCTGCAATTTTGAAATTTTGAATGACTTTTTTGTAAAATGTTTAAGAACTCCCGAGAGCTGTCGGATCCCAGAACCCCCTATCATGGTAGCACGTAAGCCTTGGTATCACCAGATATCTTCCCTAGAGTCACTTGCTATGATTTTCAATAAGTTATCTTCTCGTATGCATCCATACTACTCACCTGAAGTTAAGCATTTACCTGATTGTTCATTTGGTTTAACTATGCGGATCGACGGGCAGATGCGGTGTTTGGTTTACGGGTGcgtgcgttggagatgcccttagtcgtCTCTCTTTCCCTCTTAAAAAAAGTCGCGTCTCAAGCAATGGATATAAATCCATCTCCTCAACAGCAGTGTTGCTCAGCTCATCACTCGATTCTTCCGCATCCGTTAGAGCTGCATGCCTACACGTACGTCTTCAATGGCGCCGTCGACGGAGACGAACGAGTTCAACGTTGCTACGTCAGCGCTCCCGACACACTTCGTTCTCGTCCCCCTCGTGGCGCAGGGCCACACCATCCCGATGGTGGACCTTGCACGCCTCCTCGCAGGACGCGGTGCGCGCGTGAGCGTGGTGACCACGCCCTGGAACGCCGCGCGCCTCCAGGGCGTCGCCGACTCTGCGCGGCGCGCCAAGCTGCCCCTAGACATAGTCGAGCTCCCGTTCGCGCCGGCCGACGACGGACTGCCCCCCGGCTGTGGCGACGACATCGACACCTTAGCCCCCATGTTCCAGGCCCTCCACAGGCTCGCCGGCCCCTTGGAGGCCTACCTGCGCGCGCTGGGGCGGCGGCCCGGCTGCATCATCTACGACAGGGCTAACGCATGGACTGCCGGCGTGGCCAGGAGCGTTGGGGTGCCGCTGCTCTTCTTCCACGGCCCTTCCTGCTTCTACTCGCTCTGCGACCTCAACGTCGCCACGCACGGACTTGTTGAGGAGCGCGAGACGTGCGTCATGCCAGGCATGCCGGTGCGCCTGGAGATGACCAGGGCTACCTGCTCCTCCGCTTTCTTGAAGACTCCTGCGTGGGAGGCGTTCCAGAagaacgccatggaggccatgcgcATGGCCGACGGCGCCGTCGCCAACACGTTCCTGGACCTCGAGGGACAGTTCGTGTCGTGCTACGAGGCGGCGCTGGGGATGCCGGTGTGGGCG is a window of Triticum dicoccoides isolate Atlit2015 ecotype Zavitan chromosome 2B, WEW_v2.0, whole genome shotgun sequence DNA encoding:
- the LOC119361677 gene encoding UDP-glycosyltransferase 73C4-like encodes the protein MPTRTSSMAPSTETNEFNVATSALPTHFVLVPLVAQGHTIPMVDLARLLAGRGARVSVVTTPWNAARLQGVADSARRAKLPLDIVELPFAPADDGLPPGCGDDIDTLAPMFQALHRLAGPLEAYLRALGRRPGCIIYDRANAWTAGVARSVGVPLLFFHGPSCFYSLCDLNVATHGLVEERETCVMPGMPVRLEMTRATCSSAFLKTPAWEAFQKNAMEAMRMADGAVANTFLDLEGQFVSCYEAALGMPVWALGPFCLSNRDETALACRGDKDRPTAVNQSAVTEWLDAMCTGSVVFASFGSLVRVLHEQLYEVGHGLEDSGRPFLWVVKESEVAASPEVLEWLQALEARTAGHGLVVRGWAPQLAILSHRAVGAFVTHCGWNSLLESIAHGVPVVTWPHLADQFLNERLAVDVLGVGVPVGAAVPDGEAVMVARGDIARAVSELMGSGDVAEERRRKAKEYGERARTAMAIGGSSYQNLARLIQRFTPNDAKEQ